The following proteins are co-located in the Eublepharis macularius isolate TG4126 chromosome 5, MPM_Emac_v1.0, whole genome shotgun sequence genome:
- the GDF5 gene encoding growth/differentiation factor 5 produces MKILHFLTLLLWHFTWFYPSFFSSALSPAEASQGNPGSKLGLSKVDGKERNPVPRAGTLRTGSHGYSTGNAKPRTKSNSVQAGALLAKTDDSKKTVSRAGSADKKVGQPTNRQSGIRTVTPKVQNLGRKGPLKKAGIGNSDASSYKAKKTKESIAQRDSKEAFRHPAITPHEYMLSLYRTLSDAERKGVNGSVKLETGLANTITSFIDKGQDDRTPAVKKQKYIFDISALEKDGLLGAELRILRKKPSDTWKLHSHGKTCQVKLFSCSTSRQASVLLDSRTVNIVDAAKWEVFDIWKLFRNFKNSANLCFELEAFERGRPVDLRTVGFNRTGRQVNEKALFLVFGRTKKRDLFFNEIKARSGQDDKTVYEYLFNQRRKRRAPLATRQGKRPNKNLKARCSKKALHVNFKDMGWDDWIIAPLEYEAYHCEGLCEFPLRSHLEPTNHAVIQTLMNSMDPESTPPTCCVPTRLSPISILFIDSANNVVYKQYEDMVVESCGCR; encoded by the exons ATGAAAATCCTGCACTTTCTTACTTTATTGCTTTGGCACTTTACTTGGTTTTacccttctttcttttcctcagcATTGAGCCCTGCTGAAGCAAGCCAAGGTAATCCAGGATCCAAATTAGGATTGTCAAAAGtagatggaaaagaaaggaaCCCCGTGCCAAGGGCAGGTACCCTTAGAACGGGAAGCCATGGATATAGTACTGGGAATGCAAAGCCAAGGACGAAAAGCAATAGTGTGCAAGCTGGAGCTCTCTTGGCAAAGACTGATGACTCAAAGAAGACAGTCTCTAGAGCAGGGAGCGCAGACAAAAAGGTAGGACAACCTACAAACAGACAATCAGGAATAAGGACAGTGACCCCAAAAGTTCAGAACTTGGGCAGAAAGGGTCCACTGAAGAAAGCTGGCATAGGGAATTCAGATGCCAGTTCCTACAAAGCCAAAAAGACTAAAGAATCTATTGCCCAAAGGGACTCTAAGGAAGCATTCAGACATCCTGCTATCACACCACATGAGTACATGCTCTCCTTATACAGGACTCTTTCTGATGCAGAACGGAAAGGTGTGAATGGAAGTGTCAAACTGGAAACTGGACTAGCCAATACAATCACAAGCTTCATAGATAAAGGACAAG atGATCGAACTCCAGCTGTTAAAAAGCAGAAATACATTTTTGACATCAGTGCATTAGAAAAAGATGGCTTACTAGGGGCTGAACTGCGCATTTTAAGGAAAAAACCATCTGACACTTGGAAGTTGCATTCTCATGGGAAAACGTGTCAAGTGAAATTATTCAGTTGCTCCACAAGCAGGCAAGCTTCAGTCCTCTTGGACTCTCGGACAGTCAATATTGTAGATGCAGCAAAATGGGAAGTGTTTGACATTTGGAAactttttagaaattttaaaaactctgctAACTTGTGTTTTGAACTGGAAGCTTTTGAAAGGGGGAGGCCTGTTGATTTAAGGACTGTGGGGTTCAATAGAACAGGGAGGCAAGTCAATGAAAAGGCTCTCTTCTTAGTATTTGGTAGGACAAAGAAAAGAGACTTATTCTTCAATGAAATAAAGGCCAGGTCCGGCCAGGATGACAAAACAGTATATGAATACCTGTTTAAtcaaagaagaaagagaagggcTCCTTTAGCAACTCGACAAGGAAAGAGGCCCAACAAGAATCTGAAGGCTAGGTGTAGTAAAAAAGCACTCCATGTAAATTTTAAGGATATGGGCTGGGATGATTGGATAATAGCCCCACTGGAGTACGAAGCTTATCATTGTGAAGGACTCTGTGAATTTCCTCTTCGGTCTCATCTGGAACCCACCAACCATGCTGTTATCCAAACATTAATGAACTCTATGGACCCCGAGTCAACTCCTCCAACTTGCTGTGTTCCAACAAGGCTGAGTCCCATTAGCATTCTGTTTATTGACTCTGCTAATAATGTAGTGTACAAACAGTATGAAGACATGGTAGTGGAGTCATGTGGCTGTAGGTAG